The DNA segment CACACTAGCCCtaggtgattagtataaatagggggcattcatttgtaaaatcaccaagcaaacaattcaagttctctctaatacaaagttTTCTTTAACAATTCTCTTATGTTCTTTCTACCATTCTCTTAGCAATCCTgcgtgtagtaaggctgacttggcatagcaagaacgtaAGTAAATTGGGCAAGATTGTGAGTGAGTTGTCAAGTGCCACACATGTACTTAGTTGACGACTAAGAACGTGACAGTAGACTCCATAAATAGAAAGGACATAACTTTTTAATAAAGGACactttaaaatattaatttttttctattttctttattttttaaatataataaATAGGTTATTTGGAAGGACTTTAATTTTTAAGCTTctcacttttataataatatagattgattgttacaccccatgttttcatacgtggaagtacgccataagtaaattgatgagaGTTCGGAAGTGAGATTATATTatgcattttcgtacgttaaagtttcgtcgtaagttaatcggcATAAGTTGGGCAATGAGATTATTtcgagattataagtattacacTATTTCAAACACGCGAtaaataaattcgtgaaggtgagagagtAAGAGAATCGAAGGAAATAAATTTCATCGAAGTTTGGTAtcttgggataaaatatggcccgagctaaaataccctaTGACTATATGACTATGATATGATAGTCATGTCCTatgactagtgccatacaaggtaccatatgactataatagtaaggtatataatttgtattaaaagtgagtagtattttatgtaatttgagataattcttaattaagtgggtaattgattaattattaggTTTGTGGATAAATACTTAAGTGAAATTTATTGGATAATTATAAGGGGACACCTATACATGTGGGGATATATTAGTGTGACAACAAATTGCCAACTAATCAAGCCTAAAGGAGGAGATGGCACAAAATGAATCAAACATGAATTTGTTGGACCATATATGGTAAATAAATACAATTTTCATTAATAGGAGTTGGATGCATTAATTTATGCATAAGAAGAGACTCTAGCAACGTTATTGAACCTCCCAATCAGAGTTAGAAAAGTCTTGCAATCAAAACCAAGTCCACCAACGTCCAAGAATGCTAAGTGAAGATGCAacgagattttgcgattctaaaggagtacggtgcaatctttcttaagaatatcatacggcttttccctacttcgatctcATCATTACGTATTTTATCGCAATTGACGTGTATTAGAGGGATTGTTAAAAGAATCGGCTCAAGTATGTTAAAGCtaacccttttttctttttggcatgatctataagACACGAACGAAAAGAACAAATgtacaaattccataaatgactctattcataaaaatactaggggtatccatattcttgattccccatgtgaattttTATTATATCTTcttttcatgggtctcaaaaaaatacgtatttgataaagtttatccgaaagacatattgatttttatgaaattttgagaaaatcttattaacgtatttcttatgtatttcatgcatttatacatatacattgacccatgaccagatggcgttatatatatatatatatgtgtgtgtgtgtgtgtgtgtgtgtacaatatatatatatatatatatgggatatgagaaaagttatggcgttatatatgcaccaccacctgatcagctggttgatgattttacccacaatggccgagatgatatgatgggatgccctcagaggcctgataatgttataaaacatgtacctatgcacgacatgaaatttatacgcatatgcatgacattataattatttcataatttacagagttatccagacttacaggttgagtcatttactctatatttcttccatatttgttatatatttatttatgtgccttacatacttggtacattattcgtactacgtcccttttgcatggggacgctgcgtttcatgcccgcaagtcccgatagacaggatgagagccctccaagtaggctatcaactcagcggaaggtgttgttgcgctccatttgctccggagttgcttatttggtcagtatgattaggacatgtattgattagtatggcGGGGACCTATCCCGacttttatgacatttatgtactctttgaggcttgtagacatatgtcgtgtatgtaaaagattatatggccttgtcggcctacgtTCAATGTACGAAtaatcattttggtcttataagCCAGTATGTCATATGCataagtttgtatttcccttATGCTTTACttcggttcatttacctatgatagaatgatacgttacgttggtactaggttgagtaaggtatcgggtgcccgtcgcggctcATCAGTTTGGTTCGTGacattaatatataaatatatatcaaGTTCTAGGCGCATAATCATCATCTTCACGCGTCTAACGTGCTTACGTACAAATTCCAATGAGTCCAAATAACACCTTTTCCCATCATGGCCAATTATTGCCGCATGTAAAAGAAAATGAGAAGTAACGAAGTATTACATGATGTTGCATATCGCCAAACTTTGGAATATCTGTGAAGCCAGTTGGCTTATATAAAGATGGATTCGAAAATTAAATCAGTTAAAACGAAATAGCAATAAATTAAAGCCCTCTAGCTACTTCTGGTGGAAATTGGTCTTAATTGTTGAACACTAATAATATCGGCTGAATTCCATTTCCATTGCATGCGTTTATGGTTGTCCATTTACACGAGTATGGCTTAATAATACAACCCGGGATTAACACTAATTAAAAGGAAGGAAAATGCTAAAACGGGGCAGATGGCAGCTTCTTATTGGCCAAGAAATGTCTAACTAGTTGTAGAGCTTGCTTTGGCTTGAATGTTGGAACTTGATGTCCAGCTCCTCTTACTGTCACAAAGGATAGTCCGTCATAGCCAACTGTCCATCCACCAACCTATTAAGATTTCCCACGTTTAGATTAGCTCTCAATGTTAAGTACAATGTTAATTTCAAGTAATTAAAATATATAccataaaagaaaaataagtaatatGTATACCTGTTTATTGTTAGTGTACCAAGGAGTCCAATCTTCATTGATTTTCAATCCAAGTTTTCTCAAAGTTAATCTTGTAGCAGTGACTGGGATTCTACCATCGGTATCTCCACtgataaaaataaatagataTAGAATTTTAGGATTATTAAATATTGGTcttttactctttttccctcaatTGAAAATCTTCAAAAGAAAATTACATGCATCTATTATCACTTACCTATACACCCAAACGCGCAGACCACCATCGATAAGTTTCTTGATGATAGGAAGCATAGAAGATGGTGCGTCACTCCAAAACGTAATATTGTCGCTGCAAAATAAGAAGATTATTAGTTACATATATATAAGATAAAGGAAATtatgaaaattttaattttacCTACACTGTCTATGTAATTTTCAGGTAACTAGTTCCAGTTAACAAGCAAATTAAAGTTAAACATATTACACAGAAATGACAAGTGATTTTTCGAAAACGAAATATACTCCaataaaaagaagttaaaataacAAAGGGCATTGCTGACCTGCAATGAGTCCATCGATAAGGAATTTTGGTGACATTTGCATGGAGTGCAGCTTGAACATCTGGTCTATTCATGTACATTTCTGTGTAATCAGACAGACAAGGATCGTAGCCTGTTGGTCTTTTGTGCCATCCTTCCTGCATGTTACAATTTTGAATCTTTAGgccagaaaataaaaataaataaaaaattcccTCCTCATGCTAAACTTAGGCTTGATATAAATATCGAGTACGGACTTACAATTCTGGAGAAGGACTTGGGGGCAACTCCAGGAATAGTTGGAAGGGGTGTGGTACTGAAGTTGCTGTTAACACATTTAGGGGCGTAAAGGCTGTACATGTCTACGATTTTGTAAACATCAAAATACTGATTAAGAAGATCGTCGCAGTCATCGCCAGGATGTTCCAAGCTGAAATTGCAAACTCTCTTAATGGAATGGTACAAATGATCTGATATCACCGCATGATCCCATGCATACTCTATCATTCCCTTTTGGTCTGTCTCGTCGTCCATCAATGCATTCCCTACCtgcaatttttcatttttttcgtaACTCATCGTAATAACGTTTTTGATAAATGAGAGCATCTCTTATTGTGTCATTACATATTAATAGAGGTGAATTCAAAATCTAAAGTCAATGAGCTTATAAGGAATTTGATTTTATTATATGTATGTATTTCAGATGATAAGTTCAGCTAAACTTTCGTAAATGATTCTAAATCCGCCTCTGACTATAAGATGTTAATTTGCTGCAGTAATGGTCGAGATGGAGTTGGTAAAAACGTACCATAAATCCTTTGAAATTTATGTAGTCCTCTTTTATGACTTTTTTATTGTTGTCGAAGATCTGCTCTGCTAGCTGGGGAACATAGTGCCCTGAAAAAATGAATCGTTAGCCAAATATATGATGAGTTGATTATatacaaaaaggaaataagttgaCAAAAAGAGATAATCCACATGTTGTGTGTTGGGTgtttgagtttttttttctttaccagCGTAGCTTTCACCAGCAATGTAGAATTCATGGGACTTGAACTGTGGAAATCGTCGAAACCAATTGACCAGAAATTTATATGAATCTTGGGCTGATAAATAAGGAGCAGAGATAAATTTAAGAAGTTAGCATttgtgaggaaaaaatcaaattaaattcGTAGAATAACTAATTCTTTACCTGTAACAGTGTCTCCAAGCTCAGTGATATCACTAGAGGTGTTTGTGTATGAAAATCCAACACCAACGGGGGATTCCAAGAACAATAAGTTTGCAGCTggaaatattaatattaatatacACAATTATTAGTACTACGAAGAGATTTTGATTTCTAATTCTTTGATGAAGGTCTGACAAGTACTTATGCTCAACAAAACTTAAATCAAAATGTAAGTAACTTTTTATCCAATAAATTCAGCAATCTTTTTAATTTTCCTCTTTACCTTTATTCCATGAGAAATTGTTGAACTTGAGCTCTGGCTTATTTTTCTGTGTGAAGAAAGGCCCTAACTCTTCTGCTTCACCGTAGCCAATTGATGAGCATCCTGGGCCTGAAATGTCAATGACAAACTTCAGCTAATTAACCCAGTTCTGTAAAAAATGAGGGCATTAAAACAAGGATTTAAACCCGCGATAGATAATACTGATTTTGGTACCAAATTTATATTGATACTAGTTAATCCAATAACCAAACACGAGATAAATGTAATTTCAGATTTTATACCGGGATTAGAATAGCCAAACCCCAAAGGTTTAGGAACACTAGTTTGACATTCAACGAATCTACTTATTAAAGGTTCAAGGATGAAGTATTTTTCTAACCATTTATGACATTAATACTTGAGCCATAATTGTAGGTAGGCGTGAAAAAATAGTTAGAGAACGGTTAACCAcctatattatccactaaaaatgggttggataattaactttataaaaatgggtcaaatatggataagaatcatattatccatttataaaatggataaccaatgagtctaacttttacatttgtaaagcctcaaattgggggttcctcaagttagggagactaagaattctccaaaagtgatcatatgcaagaagtcatggataatatggttacccatattatccgctGTTAACCAATTTTTTATCCGTCTTAAATATAGATCGAGTCGGATAATTTATACGTTTTTTATTACCCATTTTTGACCCGAACCAGATCCGATCCGTCCTGCCCGTTTGTCACTCCTAGTTATAGGAAATGAGACATTTTTATGTGTATACTT comes from the Nicotiana sylvestris chromosome 4, ASM39365v2, whole genome shotgun sequence genome and includes:
- the LOC104240916 gene encoding serine carboxypeptidase-like 34, translated to MLQYFYIPLLLLVVLNFGVVAISEKALGEQEADRVNRLPGQPPVSFKQYAGYVTVNETHGRALFYWFFEATTNPHNKPLLLWLNGGPGCSSIGYGEAEELGPFFTQKNKPELKFNNFSWNKAANLLFLESPVGVGFSYTNTSSDITELGDTVTAQDSYKFLVNWFRRFPQFKSHEFYIAGESYAGHYVPQLAEQIFDNNKKVIKEDYINFKGFMVGNALMDDETDQKGMIEYAWDHAVISDHLYHSIKRVCNFSLEHPGDDCDDLLNQYFDVYKIVDMYSLYAPKCVNSNFSTTPLPTIPGVAPKSFSRIEGWHKRPTGYDPCLSDYTEMYMNRPDVQAALHANVTKIPYRWTHCSDNITFWSDAPSSMLPIIKKLIDGGLRVWVYSGDTDGRIPVTATRLTLRKLGLKINEDWTPWYTNNKQVGGWTVGYDGLSFVTVRGAGHQVPTFKPKQALQLVRHFLANKKLPSAPF